In a genomic window of Glycine max cultivar Williams 82 chromosome 13, Glycine_max_v4.0, whole genome shotgun sequence:
- the LOC100796594 gene encoding protein DOWNSTREAM OF FLC, translating into MGVRIAFMVVLCVFPAMVSAIRPHLTPFYVKGRVFCDPCRAGFETPLTTYIAGAEVTLQCKDRITNNNVYSKQVKTDSTGSFTIFVDANQANQNCDASLVTSPLRDCKEPTPGRDHTRVNLNRFNGIATNDRFVNNLGFMKEIVASSCAKIFKSYQELGNGN; encoded by the exons ATGGGAGTGAGAATAGCCTTTATGGTAGTTTTGTGTGTTTTTCCGGCGATGGTCTCAGCCATACGCCCTCACTTAACCCCTTTCTATGTGAAGGGTCGCGTGTTTTGTGACCCTTGCCGTGCCGGTTTTGAGACTCCTCTAACCACCTACATTGCTG GTGCCGAGGTTACTCTGCAATGCAAGGACAGAATCACGAACAACAATGTGTACAGCAAGCAGGTTAAGACTGATTCAACAGGATCATTTACGATCTTCGTGGACGCGAATCAAGCAAATCAAAATTGTGATGCGAGTCTAGTAACAAGTCCTCTACGTGATTGCAAAGAGCCCACTCCAGGCCGTGACCATACACGTGTTAATCTCAATCGCTTCAATGGCATTGCCACCAATGATAGATTTGTCAACAACTTGGGTTTCATGAAGGAAATTGTTGCATCTAGTTGTGCAAAGATTTTCAAGAGTTACCAAGAGTTAGGTAATGGGAATTAA
- the LOC102668928 gene encoding uncharacterized mitochondrial protein AtMg00810-like, whose product MTLGIEILQTTDGLHLSQSHYALTILERANMVDYKPKITPLEAKMKMTSNNTPLDDPSYFCGLVGSLQYLTLTRPDISYSVNFVSQFMNSPTTMHLQMAHRILRYVKGTIDVGLHFTSNTTLDLFAFSDADWACSPTTRRSTTGYCIYLGGNLISWCAKKQPTVSHSSTEAEYRAMANTTVELTWLTFLLHDLRISLPSLPLLYCDNLSAFHMTINHVFHARNKYIELDYHYVRERVAFVHLVTHHIPTHDQVVDLFTKPVSKATLMHFRTKLCV is encoded by the coding sequence atgacacttggCATTGAAATACTCCAGACAACTGATGGCCTTCATCTATCCCAGTCACACTATGCCCTTACCATCCTTGAACGAGCTAACATGGTTGATTATAAACCAAAGATCACACCACTTGAAGCTAAGATGAAGATGACGTCCAATAACACTCCCCTTGATGATCCAAGTTACTTTTGTGGGCTTGTTGGATCTTTACAATATCTCACTCTTACTCGCCCTGATATTTCATATAGTGTTAATTTTGTGTCCCAATTTATGAATTCTCCTACCACTATGCATTTACAAATGGCCCATCGTATATTACGATATGTCAAGGGAACTATTGATGTAGGTCTCCACTTTACTTCAAATACCACACTTGATCTTTTTGCTTTTTCTGATGCAGATTGGGCATGTTCTCCCACCACTCGACGCTCCACCACCGGTTATTGTATCTATCTTGGAGGAAATCTCATCTCATGGTGTGCTAAGAAACAACCAACGGTTTCTCACTCCAGCACGGAAGCTGAATATAGGGCCATGGCAAACACTACCGTTGAACTCACATGGCTTACCTTTCTCTTGCATGACCTTCGCATTTCACTGCCATCCCTTCCACTATTATACTGTGATAATCTCAGTGCATTTCACATGACCATCAATCATGTATTTCATGCCCGCAACAAGTACATTGAATTGGATTATCACTATGTCCGTGAACGAGTTGCTTTTGTCCATCTTGTCACTCACCACATTCCTACCCATGATCAAGTTGTTGATTTGTTCACTAAGCCCGTGTCCAAAGCTACTCTCATGCATTTTCGAACTAAACTCTGCGTTTAA